From Oryza brachyantha chromosome 9, ObraRS2, whole genome shotgun sequence, a single genomic window includes:
- the LOC102703714 gene encoding phospholipid:diacylglycerol acyltransferase 1, with protein sequence MSLLRRRKQQPPPPPGPSPAQDDEGSNGSDHDEKGKKPSSSSSSAAAGAPPPPPGPPSKDATKRTKAKWSCVDSCCWLVGCVCSAWWLLLFLYNAMPASFPQYVTEAITGPLPDPPGVKLQKEGLRAKHPVVFVPGIVTGGLELWEGHHCAEGLFRKRLWGGTFGDVYKRPLCWVEHMSLDNETGLDKPGIRVRPVTGLVAADYFVPGYFVWAVLIANLARIGYEEKTMYMAAYDWRLSFQNTEVRDQTLSRIKSNIELLVATNGGNRVVVIPHSMGVLYFLHFMKWVEAPPPMGGGGGPNWCAKHIKAVMNIGGPFLGVPKAVAGLFSSEAKDVAVARAIAPEVLDSDFLGLQTLRHLMRMTRTWDSTMSMIPKGGDTIWGDLNWSPEDGFECKAKNQKTNDSEVSKNVNGQNEVHPEPVNYGRIVSFGKDVAEALSSEIEQIEFRDAVKGNNIAHSNTSCRDIWTEYHELGWGGIKAVADYKVYTAGSIIDLLRFVAPRMMQRGSVHFSYGIADNLDDPKYGHYKYWSNPLETKLPNAPEMEIFSMYGVGIPTERAYVYKLAPQAECYIPFQIDTSAEGGDENSCLKGGVYLANGDETVPVLSAGYMCAKGWRGKTRFNPSGSKTYVREYSHSPPSNLLEGRGTQSGAHVDIMGNFALIEDIIRIAAGATGEELGGDQVYSDIFKWSDRIKLKL encoded by the exons atgtCGCTCCTGCGGCGCCGgaagcagcagccgccgccgccgccggggccgtCACCCGCGCAGGACGATGAGGGCAGCAATGGCTCCGACCACGACGAGAAGGGGAAGaagccgtcgtcctcgtcctcctcagcggcggcgggtgctcccccgccgccgccggggccgccGTCCAAGGACGCGACGAAGCGGACGAAGGCCAAGTGGTCGTGCGTGGACAGCTGCTGCTGGCTGGTGGGGTGCGTGTGCTCCGCGTGGTGGCTGCTGCTCTTCCTCTACAACGCGATGCCGGCGTCGTTCCCGCAGTACGTCACGGAGGCGATCACGGGGCCGCTCCCGGACCCGCCCGGGGTCAAGCTGCAGAAGGAGGGGCTGCGCGCCAAGCACCCCGTCGTGTTCGTGCCGGGCATCGTCACCGGCGGCCTCGAGCTCTGGGAGGGGCACCACTGCGCCGAGGGGCTCTTCCGCAAGCGCCTCTGGGGCGGCACATTCGGCGACGTGTACAAGAG GCCTTTATGCTGGGTTGAACATATGTCACTGGACAATGAAACCGGATTAGACAAACCGGGAATAAGAGTTCGGCCTGTCACAGGCCTAGTGGCAGCAGACTATTTTGTTCCTGGATATTTTGTTTGGGCTGTCTTGATTGCAAATTTAGCTCGTATTGGATATGAAGAAAAGACTATGTACATGGCTGCATATGATTGGAGGTTATCTTTCCAGAACACTGAG GTTCGTGATCAAACTCTGAGCAGGATAAAAAGTAACATTGAACTCCTGGTAGCGACTAATGGTGGAAATAGGGTTGTGGTGATCCCACATTCTATGGGGGTTCTCTATTTTCTGCATTTTATGAAGTGGGTTGAGGCTCCTCCTCCcatgggtggtggtggtggtccaAATTGGTGTGCAAAGCACATCAAAGCTGTAATGAATATTGGTGGACCTTTCTTAGGAGTTCCTAAGGCTGTTGCTGGTCTTTTCTCGTCTGAAGCTAAAGATGTTGCTGTTGCAAG AGCTATTGCACCAGAAGTCCTAGACTCTGACTTCCTTGGACTTCAGACCTTACGCCATTTGATGCGTATGACTCGGACATGGGATTCAACAATGTCAATGATTCCTAAGGGTGGTGACACTATTTGGGGAGATTTGAATTGGTCTCCAGAAGATGGTTTTGAGTGTAAAGCTAAGAATCAGAAAACCAATGATTCTGAGGTTTCTAAGAATGTTAACGGGCAAAACGAAGTTCATCCAGAGCCTGTTAACTATGGAAGAATTGTCTCTTTTGGTAAAGATGTAGCAGAAGCTCTATCTTCAGAAATTGAGCAGATAGAATTTCGC GATGCTGTCAAAGGTAATAATATTGCCCATTCCAACACATCATGCCGGGATATATGGACAGAGTACCATGAATTAGGATGGGGTGGAATAAAGGCAGTTGCAGACTACAAAGTTTACACTGCTGGTTCCATTATAGACCTTCTTCGCTTTGTTGCTCCAAGGATGATGCAGCGTGGAAGTGTTCACTTCTCATATGGGATTGCTGACAACTTGGATGATCCAAAGTACGGCCACTACAAATACTGGTCAAACCCCTTGGAGACAAA ATTACCGAATGCACCTgaaatggaaatattttcaatGTATGGAGTTGGCATTCCAACAGAGAGAGCATATGTCTATAAATTAGCCCCGCAAGCAGAATGTTATATACCTTTTCAGATAGACACTTCAGCGGAGGGTGGCGACGAGAATAGCTGTCTGAAAGGCGGGGTTTACCTGGCTAATGGTGATGAGACCGTACCGGTTCTTAGTGCAGGATATATGTGCGCAAAAGGCTGGCGAGGAAAAACACGCTTCAACCCTTCTGGCAGCAAGACGTACGTGAGAGAATATAGTCATTCTCCACCTTCAAATCTCCTGGAAGGCAGGGGAACCCAGAGTGGTGCGCACGTTGATATCATGGGCAATTTTGCTTTGATCGAGGATATTATCAGGATTGCTGCTGGGGCAACTGGTGAAGAACTTGGCGGTGACCAGGTTTATTCTGATATATTCAAATGGTCTGATAGGATTAAattgaaattataa